The Montipora foliosa isolate CH-2021 chromosome 6, ASM3666993v2, whole genome shotgun sequence genome includes the window CCGAGACTTTCAACTTCTTTTACTCTCTTCGATATAATTTATGTATTAAATGGTCATGTTCTGCAACTCACTTTTATACAATTCCTTTCAACTGTTCTTCTGTCGGCCGGTCCTTAGGTTTTTTGAAAACGTGACCCAGTGTTTTTAGTGGTTTGAGGCTGTCTTAATGTTTTCGCGGTTTAAAATCCATCTAATTCGCTCTGACACGCTTTTAATATAAATGGAATTGACCCATAAATTTATGCTTTTGAGTTCTCCCTGGTTGTGTGTTGTTTGGTTGATCGACTGACTTGATGAAGTTTTCAGGATAGCCATCAGCTTTTAGGTCGTTGAAAACATGTCATTCCTCGCTCCGTCTTCCTGCAGTTGTTGATGGAATGCACTTAGTGTGGCCTATTAAGGTCTTAACAACAGCACATTTGCTTTGCACTGGGCTGTGTGAATGGAAGTCTACATAAAGGAAAGGacaggaactttatttaagtgtctagttctgtagttctagcgctggagcactaattggggacactgaaactgaaattaacaattattattgacattgtaaatgaagtcaaatgttggtttttgaggagaggggaaaccggagtacctggagacatacatgtacttgcTCGTATGTGTGGCCTTGCGGTATACACCCACCTCGATCTTTCCATCTTCATTCACAGTGTTGTTGGTGTCCAGGAAGGCTATGATCTTCTTTTCCATGGTTATTGTAGGCATCTCTACTGTAAACTGATTGTTGGTATTTATTGGTATTTATCGAGTTTAAGTGACTGTGAAAAACCTCAACACCGTCTCTCTTAATGCATGCATTCGAATCGTTGACATAAGGGTGCTACCATTTTGGTTTAATTGGCGAAGTTTTTGATGCTTTTTCCTCAACTCCTTGCATTAAAAGCTCTGCAATAAGCGCGCAGAGCTTGTTTTAATGTCTTTAGATCTGTTTTAAACCCCCTTGTTAGAACTTAGAACATTTACTCTTGTTTACGCATTTAAATAATTTGCGGCATTTGTGACAGTggtacatttttaaaaaaaattattaacagGATTCATCATTAACAACAActtcatttctttcacgttATTTCTGAGAATTACAAGGCGTGAtccatttggacaaaaattCTTGTCCAAATTTCCAGAATTTCCAGCTgtcaaatggaacagaaaaTTTCCAGTAATTTcgacattttggaaaaaaatggttGACTTCGAGAGGTTGcccaaaattttcaaaatgaacgACCCGAAATTACTGTTCCATTTGATTCTGAATCGAAAATTCTTCGCCCCAGGAATTTTCCGCAATTTCTGATAATTTTATTTCGGAAAAATGGGAAACCTTGACAGGTTgaccaaaatttttgaaatgaacGTTTTGCAAAAGACTGTTCCATGTGACTCTAGACCAAAAATTTTCGAAATTTTTGCCCAAATGGATTGCCCTTACATGTACAGTTGTCAATGGAAAAAGTGCTATGGTACATACACAAGCTGGAAATCAATTGTAATACCGAGTAAACACGAAGTAATCAGTCAttgcatttacatgtagcttgtttacatattttgaagttgtaaagGCTTTTTCTGTATTCAAAATCTATTATGTACACTTTCCGCAATAAACTTAATTCTTGGATGTCTCTTCTGGAACAAAGTTAATGAAAGATGTAGATTTCACTTTGCGTTAAGGACACTTAAACACTATTTTCAAAGGGCACAAGTGTTAAAGGGTTACATGTAAGTTTAGTCcgctatagaggttttgcacggcagccatgttgcatggcaggaacaatagattctttttcctatgggaacaaatgttctctctaatgcaaaacattttcattgttcctgccatgcaacatggctgctgtgcaaaacctctattagACATTCATTGGACTCATTTGAtgaatattaaataataataatacatgtgtaataatgataataatataagTATAATATCTTAATGGCCAGGCTGGTGACTAAGTGTGAAAAATTTGTCGCCAGTGAATAAAATCCAGTCGCAACGTCAAGCACTGTAAAATAATACtgtataataattttatacatgTATCTGATATGAGGGTGACGGTCCAACTTGACCCTAGTCTAGTTATAATGTACATGTCGAGTTGCACtcaaacaataaataaattaatttcctTTTCTGTGAAACCCATACTTCAAGGGGCTTGGGGAAGTAGATTAATTTTTCACTTGTGTTGCATGCAGTTTTACTAGTCCAGGGCTGGTGGAATAGCATTGGTGTTGAGCACTGCAGGTTGTGGGTTTTGTTTCCTTGCTGagtgatttgtttttttactgaaCTGTTGTTTATGCTTTTAGCTTCAGGCACTGGATAGATGAAAAATGTATGTTAATATCATTCAGAATCATTGCTAGGGCTGTGTCTGCAGTAATCACATTTCATAACCAGTAAGTGAATTTCCAAGTTACAATAGCACATCATGATAATAAAGGGCTTGTTGTCAAAATACCCTGGTGTGAACTGCAATACTGCACAGAAAGAAGGACCACAACTTAAAAAGAAGGCCCTTCCTCCTATGTTTCATGCTTTGCTTTAGTGCTCCAGTCgctcgctctctctctctctcttgcaTTTTTTACCCTCTTTCCCACTTGATGTACTTGCTGTATATGTGTATTAGaattgtgttttgtttgtgaGTGAAGCTGCTTTATACATGTTCTTGTCTAGAGACCAGCTTGTAAAACCCCCATGGTTCATTTACCATAGGCAATAAGTATTTATAactacattgcagcattgttacaTATGCATGTATCTGAGTCTTCAGAGAtcggttgcaaaccacctatggGAAAGACATCTGTTTGCAAtgattgcttttgttattcaaatgtgccaaccacaagggaaaaagaccctttgtttcgacaaccAATGAAGCTCTGACAATAGGTGATGTGAACGATAAAGTCcctacatgtatacatgtatgtagctTTGCATTGACAGTACACAAAAAAACTGATTATTTATCATATCATCATTGATACTGATATTATTGAAATTGTATCCACAGAGAAAACCTTGCCAGTGGAGGAGGAATTTGTGTGGCAAACCACACCTCTCCTATTGACGTACTTATTCTGATGTGTGGCCGTTGCTATTCTTTGGTAAGATACAGTAATACCGGTAGACGCAGCAAGATTGCTTTCCTTAAAGTGCaactaaactcaaatatttttcgtctgCAATAGTCTCCTCGTCAAAAGGGaacatgttttaccattcttacctcaaaatttcactttttatctGCCCAGCCATATGGCCCAGCAAAACGCGCAAAGTTATCAAGACTAGCATAATGCGAGAgacatgggtctattctcgatttcaCGTCACAAACctctttgcaatgcaaaatttctttgacaacaggaatgcaaagcagtttttgACGTAAAATTGAGAATAGACCcgtgcctctcacatcacggtcgtgcatccaaattactgctagttctgccaagtttatgtcgcttgcacggcacagaaaaagtGACATTCTGTGTAACAATGGTGACATTTGCTTGCATTGGATTAGGAACGAAAAATATTTTAGTTTAGCtgaacttttatttaataagtGGTTTTGTTCAAGATAGGTCATCGTCGCCATGTTGATGTAGACGAAAACAATATATTTCTCACTACCTCCCTTTGCTTGTCCAGCAGCCTTTGTCTAAAACGCAATTGTAACCTGTGTTTTCTTTGAGATGGCaaaatctttgctgacgtcattgtttgcattaattttttgttaaattaaCCGACGAGTCTGCTAACAGAAGGCAttatgctatttacaaattgacttcaaacggtaaaagaacttgttaaactcagttaaagctaaaattttaaaccatttggctttgataacgagccagttattagtcATCCAAAGTCAATAGATTCTTGGATGGCAAAAGTGCTAAtgatttcgaattttcaaagcatcccAGGTGATCTGATGatgtaatttggaggactgggaagaaaaattttaacgccgtatcccacaaccgcgtgcGACCTTaagtgttgtttccaaactccctgcattgttgccatcgccaaaactcaacagatcattacgtgtctaccacatttcctgttactgaatgaacattcaagtagacccgacaagatctaacctcgcctctcccatattgaattcgaaaataaggccgcgtgCAGTTGTGGGATACGTGGTTAAATTTTTCCCAGTCCtgcaaattacgtcaccagatcacctggtcattgctcagagattatctggtatatcaCGTTCAAATTTTCAGGGGTAGCTCattaaagaaaaggaactttatttaattgtctTGTCGTCCTAgtactggagcactaattgcggacactgtaaactgaaattaacaattaacacaagtgaaattaaattttggttttttaggagaggggaaaaccggagtacccagagaaaaacctctctgtgTAGAGTAAAGAACcgacaaacttaacccacatatgaggcgtagtctgggaatcgaacatggaccacattggtgggaggcaagtgctctcaccactgcgccatccctgcactcaaATGCAATGGATtgtcaatattcagtactttgtTCTTGGCTGAATGATTAATTAGAGAACGGTAGCTTGTGCTAATGAACAAAGATCTGCTCTTGTTACTCCTAATTTTGCAGGTTGGTCAGCGGCAGCCTGGGTTCTTTGGTTTCATTGAACACACCCTGGCCAAGACCCAGGATCACATTTGGTTTGAGAGGACAGAGATGAAGGACAGGTTGATTGTTACAAGAAGGTAGAGTCATTTCGGGGCAGTTGAAGGTTACTTGATAAAGCAAATTGGATACCTATGCATTAAAGACAAGGTTGAAGGCAAATTTGGGTCATTGTTGGCTTGTTTATGACCCGATGAAAGTCAACCGACCAACGTAACCTTTCTAATCTCCCTACAATAGGGACTTagaggccccgtccacacgcaTCTgtttctttccggattcaagAATATTCCCATCCTTACGAAGCGTATCTAAATCGAATATGCCCGTCCACATGTGTCcgaaacgtatccggattcatTCTAGtcctcaggactcctcaagaaaacagaggtaacagagcatgcgccgccatcggcagccatcttgatttcacggtaaggaactgggctcgatcttgttacgtcatctgGATTTAAAAAATTCCGAATTTAGCGTCCACACCGTTCCGGATTCatagcggattcaaaaatatctacTCCgaagagcgtattcaaaaagttgcggattcgcCAGGGAATTCGCCGGATACCTGTGGACGGAAAGCGTATCCGGAGTGAAAAAGTTGcgaattcaaaaatatccggatacagtacatgtggacggggcctaagaTCTACGACAGCGACGTCGGCGGCAACgtaacctcaaaatataactttccaTTATCGTAAGTCTTTTGCGTAGTCTGAAGTGTCATCCGTCTCCATGCCCAAACCCACCAAAGGGACGAGGCGGATGAGGGAGGCACCTCGCCCCTTTAGCGGGTTTGGGCGAAGAGACGGGTGACACTTGACTATTGTTAGTCCTTCATCATGATGGCAATCACGTTCATGTCGTGCAATTTGGGCGAATTGTCCTAAAAGAAGATTTGGGACGAGCAGTTTCACAGTAAAATTTAGCgaatgaaaggttcacatttgtGCGCTCAGATTTTCGTTAAAACGTCAAAATTGTTAACTTCACGTCGTCGCTATGCAGTGTACCGCAAAATGcttgccgcacgtgcagcacgattattttttcctgtcttttaaccaatgataatattgttttgtggcgccgtcgttgccatagccgtcgtcgtttcttaagtcGTCCTCAAATGAGGAAACAATTAGAGAGCTTCTGCAACGACAAacgcaacggcaacgagaacgtcacaattttgcatatttagtgagcaaagcTATTGAGCACGAGCATCTTTTCACTTTGAGGGTTTGcctttgtcacgttaaaatgcttggaagAGTCGCGAAGAGActataatagggagcttaagcacacgcgtttttgagacgcggacggcaaccggaagtgagctgttttcccttttaacttgtcttcacacaaccacatttacatcgcTAAGTATCTTTTGTTCATTAGGGATTATTAGTCTAAAACTCTgcgagacaccactgccctggcacgcgaaatgttctcttccggttgccgtccgcgtctcaaaaacgcgcgtgcttaagctccctattaacgcGAATTCATGTTTAACGACTAcgtgtcgttgtcgttgtcgttgtcgttgtcgtcgtCGTTTGCCGTCGTCGTTtgctaaagcctggttttcactagcgacgcaaacaCAAGCGCAAGTACAAGGGCGCTTATTTccccgtgaaaacggggttgacgcaagcagaAGCAGAAGGATCAAAATTTTTCGTTCGCTTGCGTcttgtgaaaacgaaacgcagcataagcacaaggaaagttgctacgtctggccagtTAAATGCattcgttccagattccccgcgtctgagcatttgaacaaaatggcggatgctgtggttgattttgatgcttaaggcctggccaaacgctcccaacatttcaacgcaacatctcgcaacattgttgggcacaacatgttgcgtgcgtttggccaccctgtagCGAGATGTTGCAACAtattggatgatgttggatcaaatttgacaacggtcaaatttttcgtgcaacattttggatgttgcatgacgttgtactcgtttggcaacgttcacgcaacattgttgcactagggcatgcACGCTAGGTCCACTtgctaaaatcaaacaagtttctttgatttttgttaAAACGAAAATTCAAGCCTTGCGTTTGCTGTTTGCGATACCTAATCTCTCTAATATTTCTGACGTTGTTAAATCACGTATTCGTCGTCGTTAAGTAGCGTTACCTTTGTTTTGCATGCAGGTTAAAAGAGCATGTTGAAGATCCTTCCAAAAACCCAATATTGATATTTCCAGAAGGTTGGTGAACATAAAATCGCTTTTCCCATTTATCCATACTAAAACGATTTCAGTTAGAAGTGCCTTTTGGTTTGCTGCGCCTTACGATTGGCTTTAAAGTCCTGCGCCAcattctcaaccaatcagaagcaaagAAAAACCAATTGTGGCGCGCTCACCTTTTCCCGCGCCCGACGGGCTGTATGGATTTGCTGGGTTTGGGACTCGCCATTTAGCCTTTCTTCAATGTATAAAAGACGTCTTTGTAGCAACGTAGACCAAAGAATAATACTTCATTTCTTTACCATGAACTACATTAGTGTACTCTAGGTAGTTTTTGTCATTTGTAGCAAACGGATGCAGAGAATGGATTCGGATTTAGCCAATTTTCTCAAGCAAAGACATTTTAGAATGGATTTGTCTTCCAGTTAAAATTTCAATAGTATCACGTCGTTGGGCTGTCAAGAATATTATACGACTGAAGTAAAGGGCTCTGTTAAGCGTTATAACAGCTATTTTGTCCTTTTCCGTACAATAATCCCTtgtaattcaatttttttttctaggaaCCTGTATTAACAACACCTCCGTTATGATGTTCAAGAAAGGTAGCTTTGAGATTGGTGGAGACATTTATCCTGTGGCAATCAAGGTGCGTACATGTAAACGATAactaattttaaaagaaatctcTTGATGGCAAATATCAAAGGGACCTTTTTTCCTTTCACTTTATATTGCGTGAAGTGAAAAAAGGCCAAAGTTTAAAATAGCAAACGTGCGAGACCTGTTTTTCATAACTATGCCGAGTGGTCTAAATGAACGCCGGGTATAAGTTGCTGCTTTTTTATCGGTCAATGTGATTTTTACAACCATCAAAAATCGATATTTCGTgaatggccgtatttatactagaggaagTCGGagacgtccagacgcattaaacgtctggccgtaagtgcgactaatataaatgcgggacgcacttaacttcgacggctagaaatcaaaaaccctaaataaataaaataaaccgaAACACACTATATCATGCAAAACGATCGTCCCCCACACTTTGTAACGTACCGCTGTTTTTCTACTTAATTTAGAAGATTTCAGATTTTAGATCACCGCAGTTATGAACGTAGCTTATACAGTAACTAAAGGAAAGatttaattcagtttttttgtGAGTTTATATTAAAGTATATATCACCTGAAATAAACGCTTTCGGTGAACAATTCTCTGCACTTACTGATCTACTAAACAGAAACTTTTTGGTTCGCTAAACGTTCTCCTTGAAAGTCACTGATTTGGAAACTCCTAAAAAGTGGAAAAACTAGATGCAATTTGATCTACGACCGCGCAAAAAAGAGGAATGGCTTAATTCTGGGTTGACGTACGTCACATACTGCTTGTGACAGCGATGCaaagtaatttgtgacgtcaaccctgTATCGAACCCaatccccttcattgctcggtcatGGATCAAACTGTGACCACTTTTCCCGCCTTTCGAAGCgaataaaaaagtgaattttcaacGAAAAGGTTCTAACAATAACACAATATATTTGGGATGGTTTTGGAGAATAAATGAAGTGTAAActttgttgaggtgataggcactttaaagccCAGGCTTTCCTTTCGCTACTGTATAAGTAACGTTCGCACTAGAGCTGATCTGAAATCTTAACATTATTCTCTGAGCATTTATATTTGTCCTTCTGATTATACTctcttttaaaaatgtaaatggaGGTACCCATCgaaaatcatcatcatcttgattattattattattattattattattattattattattattattattattattattattattattatcaccgTTATTAAATGATTCTAATCATCGTCCAGTTATTTCTTTGACTTAAATCAAGCTGTGATGGTCATGCGTTAATTgacaattagggagcttaagcacgcgcgtttttgagaagcggacggcaaccggaagtgaatatTTCGCACGCCAGGACAGCGGTCTCTCCCAGCTTTTTAAACTTAGGGCATCcaatagtgaaaagatacttagcgatataaatgtggttgtgtgaagacaagttaaaagggaaagcagctcacttctggttgccgtccgcgtctcaaaaacgcgggtgcttaagctccctaattattctaccagggcgcgctggatatgaagtgatagataacgcgccgagttggttataatcattttatatccaccAAACCCGAGTAGAATAACTGTTTTAGTTAAAACTCCATGGTGTTCCGGGGGGGCGGGGGGTAGtgttgtcgactaaagcatcgatttctgcctcagTCTATtacggtccaaaacggcttttgtcggccattttttctcagagctccaaaattatttttagctcgctttattgctgacgcgtattttgaccatattaggtacagcaggtatatgaactgatagcctgtgtccagcgagcctgcgaacgcagacttatttccggcggtcgtttctctcccctgAAAAGTAACTTTCCgagggagagaaacgaccgccggaaataagtctgcgttcgcaggctagtgtccagcgagccaatgaaaatgctggaaatctgatatctggtagttcagtttttaataaaaggtTTTATACATGTCTTGCATTCGGTCTTGTTTTCATAGTATGACCCGACATTTGGTAACGCCTTTTGGAACTCAAGCACAGAGTCATTTGGAATGTACGTCTTTCTTCTCTTAACCAACTGGGCTCTCGTCTGTGACGTGTGGTATCTTCCGAAAACAATTCGTCGGGTAAGGTCCAAAACGTGTTTTTACACACGCTTAAAAAGCAGCACCTGTACTTCGTAATCTCGGCACAGGGCCATTGATTGGGGTGCAGACCGTGCTTGGTGCTCCTGTGGTTTTTGGAGTGGGTGCCAAATGGAATTGAAAACTTGAGCTGTTAATAGCAGCATCATCATTTTCGGCCACTGTAACTTGATCAAGAACAATAAGCAAACTGCGGTGATAAGCATATTAAACAAGCCAGTTTTCACTGCTTatattgcatttatttgttttagaGCATTGTTCTTGATCTAGTTACTTAGTCTCTCTCAAAgatttgttcaaccgtcacttctgaaaaTGTATGCTGtatcatacgaaacgtcaagttaacTTGCTTTATAATATGTTTATCTccggagtttgttttttgtctttaataGCAACTCCCTAAGGGTTTTTCGTGAACTATTTAACAATAAATAAGAGCTAACGAAACGCATAGCGCCGAGttagctataaccagtctcgtatccaacaagcgcgactgaaatagttgttttattaattttcattaaattctgaacccttGAACACTTGGAGATTAAAGCCAATTAGTTTCCAGCTTCGCGATACTTGACGCAATTAGTTTTCGTATTAGGTaatacggtatatatatatatgagttgATGACCCAGAtcgagtgaaccaatcaaaagcgaGAAACCGAATATtcgaggtcgaaaatttaataattacaaTTTTCCTTAAAATTTTCAATCTCGAATGTTGTGTTTctagcgatctgattggcttgctcaatctcggttatcagttcCACTTCATATACCGTATGACAAGAAGCACGTGACCtagaagcgtgtaacttgcaactcttttcctttgaacaaagctggggattttatgacaccaattttatgcccaaatatggacaaaaatcagatcgaagctgcacgcgcgggaaaatgcacgagctacgttacatccaaataaggaaatttttaaacacaaaaaacccagctctgaaccagagttaaacgcttcaagttcatgggctcctggtatgaccttatatggaacCTGATGCGTTGGTCGTTTTGTAAAACATTGATAACTTCCGGTCGTTATGTAAAATTGAAACATTTCAGAGTTAGATgagacaaaataacaaaatccCATTCgcgcgtgttggatatgagattgcGTAATAACCCTTTGACTTACAGGAGTGATTCGGCGGTACGTAAATTGCCctcaatttcaatgaaatgtcagtgagACATGTATTGGCAATGAAGAATATTTATCAGTTTAAGAGGGGTGATCTTCTTGTAACGCCAAATTCTTATGACTATCCAACAACGAGCtccatggtactagttaggagaatcaACGTTTCGATCGTGGGGCTTAAAGGTTTAAAATCTCTCATTGTCTGTCCTTACTTGAACTCCAGTTGAAGGATACTTTGCCCATATTGAATAATTTGAACGTAATGGAAtcgaataatcgcgaaatattTACTACAGCCCATAGTTATCTTTTGAATTGACGCTTTCGTTGTCTTACCTGTCGTTATTTCAGTATAACTGTCCATTATGTACAATGTAGAGGGCCTCCCTGCGGACATTACTGCATGTTGGGACATGATTATGTCGATATTCGTGACATTAAATGATCGTTATTTTACGACAGGATGACGAAACTGCTGCTCAGTTTGCAAGTCGCGTGAAGACGGAAATCGCACGCCAGGGAGGCCTtgttgaccttatatggtatgTATCAGTTAATCGGCTGTTACGTTAACAACAAAAACGTGCTATAGAAGAGACCGCCTCCGCTAAATCGAACAAAATGGCGCCCATGTCTTCTAGCAAACTTGTGACGCACCTCGTAGAAATTTTCCCCTGATGACGAAGAAAGTGACCATAAGATCTGTCGatgtttgtttgaaaaatgaCTCATGCATACCTGGGGTTCCGTTCCTTTTATAACGTGTCTTCGTGTTtttgattatgataatgataacgataatggCTGAGGTCCTACTAGCGCTGTTAACAACGGTGTCAAGCTGTTTCAAGCGGGACCGGCTACCTGTACTTTCCTAAGATCATTGTCCGAGT containing:
- the LOC138006550 gene encoding glycerol-3-phosphate acyltransferase 4-like — its product is MAVWPILLCCYLAFIVLFMVIPASLGFSFGIRNLYLATLYKLFEFGRKTIQSKQGIRSNVIDKKKAQPAHANLPRNRSFGTFQREFRLDDIIEFCINGVEAIIDDEVTKRFSAEELESWNLLTRTNENYHYVSVKLTIMWLLGCFVRYIILFPMRLIVLLVGLGFLTTSRVVIAQLPKSSFRHWIDEKCMLISFRIIARAVSAVITFHNQENLASGGGICVANHTSPIDVLILMCGRCYSLVGQRQPGFFGFIEHTLAKTQDHIWFERTEMKDRLIVTRRLKEHVEDPSKNPILIFPEGTCINNTSVMMFKKGSFEIGGDIYPVAIKYDPTFGNAFWNSSTESFGMYVFLLLTNWALVCDVWYLPKTIRRDDETAAQFASRVKTEIARQGGLVDLIWDGQLKRTSVKPEFRQRRQEDYASTLKID